One part of the Astatotilapia calliptera chromosome 9, fAstCal1.2, whole genome shotgun sequence genome encodes these proteins:
- the LOC113029332 gene encoding glycine--tRNA ligase has protein sequence MLLRGTASALLRTTTEIFRSCPVSTVRFVRQSLRYPRKNRPFSTSVCLCKKKKTSLWLQLAEGQTMDGNIEEILAPLRLAVKEQGDLVRQMKQDGAPDVDITKAVAELKARKRTLEAKELALQPKDDIVDRTKMEDTLKRRFFYDQAFAIYGGVSGLYDFGPVGCALKNNILQAWRQHFIQEEQILEIDCTMLAPESVLKTSGHVDKFADYMVKDVKNGECFRADHLLKAHLQKLMSDKKCTAEKKAEMESVITQLDNYTQEELSDLFVKYSVKSPTTGNELTPPISFNLMFQTSIGPGGNMAGYLRPETAQGIFLNFKRLLEFNQGKLPFAAAQIGNSFRNEISPRSGLIRVREFTMAEIEHFVDPNEKDHPKFPNVADLDIMLYSSKAQTSGQSAQIMKLGDAVEQGVINNSVLGYFIGRIYLYLTKVGIAKDKLRFRQHMDNEMAHYACDCWDAEAKTSYGWIEIVGCADRSCYDLQCHARATKVPLVAEKPLKEPKTVNVVQFEPNKGAIGKAYKKDAKIVMEYLSVCDECFITDQEKLLSESGEFTIETEGKAFKLTKDMVSVKRFQKTLHVEEVVPNVIEPSFGIGRIMYTIFEHTFQVREGDEQRTYFSFPATVAPYKCSVLPLSQNQEFMPFVRELSEALTRNGVSHKVDDSSGSIGRRYARTDEIGVAFGITIDFDSVNKTPHTATLRDRDSMRQIRAEVGELPVIVRDLASGTLTWAEVESKYPIFEGQETSKKDTSEE, from the exons ATGCTTCTTCGCGGCACAGCATCAGCACTGCTGAGGACCACCACTGAGATTTTCCGCTCCTGCCCGGTGTCCACGGTCCGGTTTGTTCGGCAGTCGCTTCGCTACCCGCGTAAAAACCGGCCGTTTTCAACGTCGGTGTGCTTgtgtaagaagaagaaaacaagccTGTGGCTGCAGCTGGCGGAAGGACAAACCATGGACGGCAACATTGAAGAGATTCTCGCCCCTTTGAGGCTTGCAGTGAAAGAACAG GGGGACCTGGTTCGCCAAATGAAACAGGATGGAGCTCCAGATGTGGATATTACTAAAGCTGTAGCAGAACTAAAGGCGAGGAAGAGGActctggaggccaag GAGTTGGCACTGCAACCCAAAGATGACATCGTCGACAGAACCAAGATGGAGGATACCCTCAAGAGGCGATTCTTTTACGACCAGGCCTTCGCTATCTATGGAG GTGTGAGCGGCCTGTATGACTTCGGCCCTGTGGGCTGCGCCCTGAAGAACAACATCCTGCAGGCGTGGAGGCAGCACTTCATCCAGGAGGAGCAGATACTGGAGATCGACTGCACCATGCTGGCCCCCGAGTCCGTCCTCAA GACTTCAGGACATGTGGACAAATTTGCAGACTACATGGTGAAAGATGTCAAGAATGGCGAATGCTTCAGGGCTGACCACCTCCTCAAAG CCCACCTTCAGAAGCTGATGTCTGATAAGAAGTGCACAGCAGAGAAGAAGGCTGAGATGGAGAGCGTCATCACCCAG TTGGACAACTACACCCAAGAAGAGCTGTCTGACCTTTTCGTAAAATACAGCGTCAAGTCCCCTACCACAGGAAACGAGCTCACACCTCCCATCTCCTTCAACCTGATGTTTCAGACGTCCATTGGACCAGGGGGGAATATGGCAGG CTATCTGAGGCCTGAAACAGCTCAGGGAATATTCCTCAACTTCAAGCGTCTTTTGGAATTCAACCAGGGAAAACTGCCATTCGCTGCTGCTCAGATAGGAAACTCCTTCAGGAACGAAATCTCTCCTCGCTCTGGACTCATTCGTGTCAG AGAGTTCACCATGGCTGAGATTGAGCACTTTGTGGACCCGAATGAAAAGGATCATCCCAAATTCCCCAACGTAGCTGACCTGGACATCATGTTATACTCCTCCAAGGCTCAGACCAGCGGCCAGTCTGCACAGATCATGAAGCTGGGAGACGCTGTAGAGCAG GGAGTGATCAACAACTCCGTCCTGGGATATTTCATCGGGAGGATCTACCTCTACCTTACTAAAGTTGGTATTGCCAAAGACAAGCTGCGTTTCCGACAGCACATGGACAACGAGATGGCTCACTACGCCTGTGACTGCTGGGATGCCGAAGCCAAAACCTCCTAC GGCTGGATCGAGATCGTAGGCTGCGCTGACCGGTCCTGTTACGATCTGCAGTGCCACGCACGGGCCACCAAGGTCCCTCTGGTTGCTGAAAAGCCTCTAAAAGAACCC aaaactgtaaatgtcGTCCAGTTTGAGCCCAATAAAGGAGCCATTGGGAAGGCCTATAAAAAGGATGCAAAGATAGTCATGGAGTACCTCTCTGTGTGTGACGAGTGCTTCATTACAGACCAGGAAAAGCTGCTCAGTGAGAGTGG AGAGTTCACCATCGAGACAGAAGGCAAAGCGTTCAAACTCACAAAGGACATGGTCAGCGTGAAGCGATTCCAGAAGACTCTGCACG TCGAGGAAGTTGTTCCCAACGTGATCGAGCCCTCGTTTGGCATCGGTAGGATCATGTACACCATCTTTGAGCACACATTCCAGGTCAGAGAAGGCGACGAACAAAGAACG TACTTTAGCTTCCCTGCTACTGTCGCTCCTTACAAGTGCTCCGTCCTGCCTCTGAGTCAAAACCAAGAGTTCATGCCTTTTGTGAGGGAATTAT CGGAGGCGCTGACCAGAAACGGCGTATCTCACAAGGTGGACGACTCTTCAGGATCCATCGGGAGGCGCTACGCCAGGACGGATGAGATCGGAGTGGCGTTTGGAATCACCATTGACTTTGACAGTGTGAACAAAACGCCTCACACAGCCACTCTGAGAGACCGTGACTCTATGAGGCAAATCAGGGCCGAG GTCGGCGAGCTGCCCGTGATCGTTCGGGATTTGGCCAGCGGCACATTGACCTGGGCGGAAGTGGAGAGCAAGTACCCCATCTTCGAAGGACAGGAGACCAGCAAGAAGGACACGAGCGAAGAGTAG
- the LOC113029814 gene encoding glycine--tRNA ligase-like, whose product MEELLAPFRQAVREQGDLVRELREKGAPEQEVSKAAAELKSRKKTLEAKELALQPKEDTVDRVKMEDTLKRRFFYDQAFAIYGGVSGLYDFGPVGCALKNNILQVWRQHFIQEEQILEIDCTMLTPEPVLKTSGHVDKFADYMVKDAKTGECYRADHLLKAHLKKLMCEEKCSAGQVNELEDVITQMDNYAQQELADLFVKYNVKSPATGNDLTPPVSFNLMFQTSIGPGGNMPGYLRPETAQGMFLNFKRLLEFNQGKLPFAAAQIGNSFRNEISPRSGLIRVREFTMAEIEHFVDPNEKVHPKFSNVADLEIMLFSSQAQTSGQSAQMMRLGDAVEQGVINNSVLGYFIGRIYLYLIKVGLSKDKVRFRQHMENEMAHYACDCWDAESKTSYGWIEIVGCADRSCYDLSCHSRATKVPLVAEKMLKEPKTVNVIQFEPNKSAIGMAYKKDAKLALEYLAVCDDCYISDQEKLLSETGEFSFETDGKTFKLTKDMVSVKRFQKTLHVEEIIPNVIEPSFGIGRIMYSIYEHSFHIREGDEQRTYFSFPTIVAPYKCSILPLSQNQNFVPFIHQLAEAMTRNGVSYKVDDSSGSIGRRYARSDEIGVAFGITIDFDTVNKTPHTATLRDRDSMRQIRAEITELPDIIQHLASDTLKWAEVESKYPIFEGQESSKKE is encoded by the exons ATGGAAGAATTACTGGCTCCTTTTAGGCAGGCTGTGCGGGAACAG GGTGACTTGGTCCGTGAGTTAAGGGAGAAAGGTGCTCCGGAGCAGGAGGTGAGCAAAGCTGCTGCAGAGCTGAAATCACGGAAAAAGACTCTTGAAGCAAAG GAACTGGCTCTGCAGCCCAAAGAGGACACAGTGGATCGAGTGAAGATGGAAGATACATTGAAGAGGAGGTTCTTCTATGATCAGGCATTTGCCATATATGGAG GTGTGAGCGGCCTGTACGACTTCGGGCCTGTGGGCTGTGCTCTGAAGAACAACATCCTGCAGGTGTGGAGGCAGCACTTCATCCAGGAGGAGCAGATCCTGGAGATCGACTGCACCATGCTGACCCCCGAGCCCGTCCTCAA GACTTCTGGGCATGTGGATAAATTTGCTGACTACATGGTGAAAGATGCCAAGACAGGCGAATGCTACCGGGCAGATCATCTTCTCAAAG CTcacttaaagaaactgatgtgTGAGGAGAAGTGCTCAGCGGGGCAGGTGAATGAATTGGAGGATGTCATCACACAG ATGGATAACTACGCTCAGCAGGAGCTGGCCGATCTATTTGTGAAATACAACGTCAAGTCTCCTGCCACAGGAAATGACCTCACACCTCCTGTCTCCTTCAACCTCATGTTTCAGACGTCCATCGGGCCTGGAGGGAACATGCCTGG CTACCTGCGACCTGAAACAGCTCAGGGAATGTTCCTCAACTTCAAACGTCTGTTGGAGTTCAACCAGGGAAAGCTTCCCTTTGCTGCTGCTCAGATCGGAAACTCCTTCAGGAATGAAATATCTCCTCGCTCTGGACTCATTCGTGTTAG GGAGTTCACCATGGCTGAGATCGAGCACTTTGTCGACCCAAATGAGAAGGTCCACCCTAAATTCTCCAATGTGGCCGACCTGGAGATCATGCTGTTCTCCTCCCAGGCTCAGACAAGCGGACAGTCAGCACAAATGATGAGGCTGGGAGATGCTGTGGAGCAG GGAGTCATCAACAACTCTGTGCTGGGCTACTTCATTGGAAGAATCTACCTGTATCTGATCAAAGTGGGACTATCCAAAGACAAAGTGCGCTTCCGTCAGCACATGGAAAACGAGATGGCTCATTACGCATGTGACTGCTGGGATGCTGAGTCCAAAACCTcctat ggttGGATTGAAATTGTGGGCTGTGCGGATCGCTCCTGTTACGACCTTTCGTGTCACTCCAGAGCTACCAAAGTCCCTCTGGTGGCAGAAAAGATGCTAAAAGAGCCC AAAACAGTAAATGTCATCCAGTTTGAGCCCAACAAAAGTGCCATTGGAATGGCCTACAAAAAGGATGCCAAGCTGGCTCTGGAGTACCTGGCTGTCTGTGATGATTGCTACATCAGCGATCAGGAAAAGCTTCTCAGTGAAACAGG GGAGTTCAGCTTTGAGACAGACGGCAAAACCTTCAAACTCACTAAAGATATGGTCAGTGTGAAGAGGTTCCAGAAAACCCTGCATG TGGAGGAGATTATTCCCAATGTAATTGAACCCTCTTTTGGGATCGGCAGAATCATGTACTCGATCTACGAGCACTCATTCCACATCCGGGAGGGGGATGAACAGAGGACG TATTTCAGCTTTCCTACCATTGTGGCTCCATACAAATGCTCCATCCTGCCTTTGAGCCAGAACCAGAACTTTGTGCCATTCATCCACCAGTTAG CTGAGGCTATGACCAGAAACGGTGTGTCTTACAAAGTAGACGACTCTTCAGGGTCCATCGGGAGGCGCTACGCGCGGTCAGATGAGATCGGAGTGGCTTTTGGAATCACCATCGACTTTGACACAGTGAACAAGACGCCTCACACGGCCACTCTGAGAGACCGTGACTCGATGAGGCAAATCAGGGCCGAG ATCACAGAGTTGCCAGACATTATACAACATCTGGCTAGTGACACCTTGAAGTGGGCTGAAGTGGAGAGCAAGTACCCCATCTTTGAAGGACAGGAGTCCAGCAAGAAGGAGtaa